A window from Halorubrum sp. BV1 encodes these proteins:
- a CDS encoding O-acetylhomoserine aminocarboxypropyltransferase/cysteine synthase family protein, producing MPTDDDSPREFRTRSVHAGSAPDPATGARATPIYQTTSYEFEDAEHAARLFALEEAGNVYSRIMNPTNAALEERIASLEGGVGAVATSSGMAALDLATFMLASAGDNVVSSSALYGGTYTYLTHSVERRGITTRFVDPLDYEGYADAIDEDTAYVHIETIGNPALVTPDIERIADVAHDHGVPLFVDNTFATPYLCQPLEHGADLVWESTTKWLTGNGTTVGGILVDGGSFPWAEYPEKFPEIAKDNPAYHGINYVDAFGEAAFTFAAVTRGLRDLGDQQSPFDAWNTLQQTESFPLRMDRHCENAGIVAEYLDEHDDVAWVNYPGLESHETHAEATKYLEGGYGGMITFGLEGGYEAAKGTVENADLASLLANVGDAKTLVIHPASTTHQQLTEEEQEAAGVTGDMVRLSVGIEDPADIVADLEAAIERATA from the coding sequence ATGCCGACAGACGACGACTCCCCCCGCGAGTTCCGCACCCGAAGCGTCCACGCCGGTTCCGCTCCCGACCCGGCCACCGGCGCGCGAGCGACGCCGATCTACCAGACGACCTCCTACGAGTTCGAGGACGCGGAGCACGCCGCCCGGCTGTTCGCGCTAGAGGAGGCGGGCAACGTCTACTCGCGGATCATGAACCCGACGAACGCCGCCTTAGAAGAGCGGATCGCCTCGCTCGAAGGCGGTGTCGGCGCGGTCGCGACCTCGTCGGGCATGGCCGCGCTCGACCTGGCGACGTTCATGCTCGCGTCCGCCGGCGACAACGTGGTTTCCTCGTCGGCGTTGTACGGCGGCACCTACACCTACCTCACGCACTCCGTCGAGCGGCGAGGGATCACGACGCGGTTCGTCGATCCGCTCGACTACGAGGGGTACGCCGATGCCATCGACGAGGACACCGCGTACGTCCACATCGAAACGATCGGCAACCCTGCACTCGTCACGCCCGACATCGAGCGGATCGCCGACGTCGCTCACGACCACGGCGTTCCGCTGTTTGTCGACAACACGTTCGCGACGCCGTACCTCTGTCAGCCGTTGGAGCACGGCGCGGACCTCGTCTGGGAGTCGACGACGAAATGGCTCACCGGCAACGGCACCACAGTCGGCGGAATCTTAGTCGACGGCGGCTCGTTCCCGTGGGCGGAGTACCCCGAGAAGTTTCCGGAGATCGCGAAGGACAACCCCGCCTATCACGGGATCAACTACGTCGACGCCTTCGGCGAGGCGGCGTTCACCTTCGCGGCGGTCACCCGCGGGCTGCGCGACCTAGGCGACCAGCAGTCGCCGTTCGACGCGTGGAACACGCTCCAGCAGACGGAGTCGTTCCCGCTGCGGATGGACAGACACTGCGAGAACGCCGGAATCGTCGCGGAGTACCTCGACGAGCACGACGACGTGGCGTGGGTGAATTACCCCGGCTTGGAGAGCCACGAGACCCACGCGGAGGCGACGAAGTACCTCGAGGGAGGGTACGGCGGCATGATCACCTTCGGGCTGGAGGGCGGCTACGAGGCCGCGAAGGGGACCGTCGAGAACGCCGATCTGGCCTCGCTGCTCGCGAACGTCGGCGACGCGAAGACGCTCGTCATCCACCCCGCCTCGACGACCCATCAGCAACTGACCGAAGAGGAACAGGAGGCCGCCGGCGTCACCGGCGACATGGTGCGGCTCTCGGTCGGCATCGAAGATCCGGCCGACATCGTCGCTGACCTCGAAGCGGCGATCGAGCGCGCGACCGCCTGA
- the mdh gene encoding malate dehydrogenase, with translation MTKVSVVGAAGTVGAAAGYNLALRDVVDELVFVDIPDQRETTIGQAADTNHGIAYDSNTTVRQGEYADTAGSDVVVITAGIPRKEGQTRIDLAGDNAPIMADIGSSLAEHNDDFVTVTTSNPVDLLNRHLYEAGDRDRHKVVGFGGRLDSARFRYVLSERFDAPVKNVEATILGEHGDAQAPVFSKVRVNGRDPAFDADEKEAILEDLQESAMDVISRKGATQWGPATGVAHTVEAILRDTGEVLPCSVVLDGEYGYDDTAIGVPAKLGSNGVEEVVEWDLDEYESDLLDDAAEKLSEQYETIA, from the coding sequence ATGACAAAAGTCAGCGTTGTTGGTGCGGCGGGGACCGTCGGAGCGGCGGCCGGATACAACCTCGCGTTGCGCGACGTGGTCGACGAGCTCGTCTTCGTCGACATTCCGGACCAGCGCGAGACGACCATCGGGCAGGCGGCCGACACCAACCACGGGATCGCTTACGACTCGAACACGACCGTCCGGCAGGGCGAGTACGCGGACACCGCCGGCTCGGACGTCGTCGTGATCACGGCCGGCATCCCGCGCAAGGAGGGGCAGACGCGGATCGATCTCGCCGGCGACAACGCGCCGATAATGGCGGACATCGGCTCCTCGCTCGCCGAGCACAACGACGACTTCGTCACCGTCACCACCTCCAACCCGGTCGATCTCCTGAACCGCCACCTCTACGAGGCGGGCGACCGCGACCGCCACAAGGTGGTCGGCTTCGGCGGTCGGCTCGACTCCGCGCGCTTCCGCTACGTCCTCTCCGAGCGGTTCGACGCGCCCGTCAAGAACGTGGAAGCGACGATCCTCGGCGAGCACGGCGACGCGCAGGCACCGGTGTTCTCGAAGGTTCGCGTGAACGGTCGCGACCCCGCATTCGACGCCGACGAGAAAGAGGCGATCCTCGAAGACCTCCAGGAGTCGGCGATGGACGTGATCAGCCGGAAGGGCGCGACCCAGTGGGGTCCCGCAACCGGCGTCGCCCACACCGTCGAGGCCATCCTGCGCGACACCGGCGAGGTGCTCCCCTGCTCCGTCGTGCTGGACGGCGAGTACGGCTACGACGACACCGCGATCGGCGTCCCCGCGAAGCTCGGATCGAACGGCGTCGAGGAGGTCGTCGAGTGGGACCTCGACGAGTATGAGTCCGACCTGCTCGACGACGCCGCAGAGAAGCTCTCCGAGCAGTACGAGACGATCGCGTAA
- a CDS encoding histidine kinase N-terminal 7TM domain-containing protein — protein MLDAVPAWPAVGSVAGGAGALWLAWAIREHRGRPGVDWFLGVFLAQAVWCLSYGVGLLVAAPLLRIALETAMWLGIVWTGVGFLGFALEYTGRSDVVRGRLFGSVVAFGGLSTLALLTNPLHGWFWTEFRAAPVFGVETVAYALGPWGYLVVAVETVLVASAVFLLVDTLLSYGPLYRRETAAVALSSLPPGFALVAWALEVGPVPQLQFAPILFVPHVLLDAYAFDRAEMFDRNPTTSRAAERTAVDDLADPIVALAPDGHIVRLNPAAESLLGVDAATARDAPLDAFLDTSISIGGDGGEVESVVDGRRRTYAVSTAPLADPNGTRVGHTVVFSDVTERERRRQQLTVLNRVLRHNLRNDAGIVHGYGELLAERLDDPELARMADAIERRAGALAALGEKAGTIEDVLDDGEATEVSVGDVVASVVADARDRDHDAAIEFARKADEDDGDDRTVRLRRDALRAIAENAVENAVDHHDGEGVERDDGGPWVRVSLRREGSRDCSGVESSGGGGGGRWVLTVEDDGPGIPGHEVSAVESGRETALEHGSGLGLWVVAWAADAIGADVDYADRDPRGTTVTVTIPVGETER, from the coding sequence ATGCTTGACGCCGTCCCCGCGTGGCCTGCAGTCGGGTCCGTCGCCGGCGGCGCGGGGGCGCTCTGGCTCGCGTGGGCGATCCGCGAACACCGCGGTCGGCCCGGGGTCGACTGGTTCCTCGGCGTGTTCCTCGCGCAGGCGGTCTGGTGTCTCTCCTACGGGGTCGGGCTGCTCGTCGCGGCCCCCCTGCTCCGGATCGCGCTGGAGACGGCGATGTGGCTCGGGATCGTCTGGACGGGCGTCGGCTTCCTCGGCTTCGCGCTGGAGTACACGGGCCGAAGCGACGTCGTCCGCGGCCGGCTGTTCGGGAGCGTCGTCGCCTTCGGCGGCCTCTCCACGCTCGCGCTCCTCACGAATCCGCTCCACGGCTGGTTCTGGACCGAGTTCCGCGCCGCACCGGTCTTCGGCGTCGAGACCGTCGCGTACGCGCTCGGCCCGTGGGGGTACCTCGTCGTCGCCGTCGAGACCGTGCTCGTCGCGAGCGCCGTGTTCCTGCTCGTCGACACGCTGCTCAGCTACGGACCCCTGTACCGCCGCGAGACCGCGGCCGTCGCGCTGAGTTCGCTGCCGCCCGGCTTCGCGCTTGTCGCGTGGGCGCTGGAGGTCGGCCCGGTCCCGCAACTGCAGTTCGCGCCGATCCTGTTCGTCCCGCACGTCCTGCTCGACGCGTACGCGTTCGACCGCGCGGAGATGTTCGACCGCAACCCGACGACCAGCCGCGCCGCGGAGCGGACCGCGGTCGACGACCTCGCGGATCCGATCGTCGCGCTCGCGCCCGACGGCCACATCGTCCGGCTCAACCCGGCGGCGGAGTCGCTGCTCGGCGTTGACGCCGCGACGGCCCGCGATGCCCCGCTCGACGCGTTCCTCGACACCTCGATATCGATCGGGGGGGACGGGGGCGAGGTCGAGTCCGTCGTCGACGGACGCCGCCGCACGTACGCGGTGTCGACCGCGCCGCTCGCCGACCCGAACGGCACCCGCGTCGGGCACACAGTCGTCTTCTCGGACGTGACCGAACGGGAGCGGCGTCGCCAGCAGCTGACGGTGCTCAACCGCGTGCTCAGGCATAACCTCCGGAACGACGCTGGCATCGTCCACGGGTACGGCGAACTGCTCGCGGAGCGACTCGACGACCCCGAACTCGCTCGCATGGCGGACGCGATAGAGCGGCGCGCCGGGGCGCTCGCCGCCCTCGGAGAGAAGGCAGGGACCATCGAAGACGTGCTCGACGACGGGGAGGCGACCGAGGTGAGCGTCGGCGACGTCGTCGCGTCGGTCGTCGCCGACGCCCGCGACCGCGACCACGACGCCGCGATCGAGTTCGCGAGGAAAGCCGACGAGGATGACGGCGACGATCGGACGGTTCGACTCAGACGGGACGCGCTCCGCGCGATCGCAGAGAACGCCGTCGAGAACGCCGTCGACCATCACGACGGGGAGGGCGTCGAACGTGACGACGGGGGGCCGTGGGTCCGAGTGTCGCTCCGACGAGAGGGATCGAGGGACTGCTCGGGTGTGGAATCCAGCGGAGGAGGTGGCGGCGGACGGTGGGTGCTCACCGTCGAAGACGACGGACCGGGAATCCCGGGTCACGAGGTCAGCGCGGTCGAATCGGGACGAGAGACGGCGCTCGAACACGGCTCGGGGCTCGGGCTCTGGGTCGTGGCGTGGGCGGCCGACGCGATCGGGGCCGACGTCGACTACGCCGACCGCGACCCGCGCGGGACGACGGTGACGGTGACGATCCCGGTCGGCGAGACGGAGCGGTGA
- the larB gene encoding nickel pincer cofactor biosynthesis protein LarB — MRDTLEALDAGEIGVSEAESRLAGYATTRAGRFDAARERRRGIPEAILAEGKTPAEVAALAATAVETTGRALVTRAADADAAAIRTEVDGGLIGRSTEAPPSVDHDERTGTVVVHAADFDLPSLAATVAVVAAGTADAAVAGEAAVVAREVGATVDRVDDVGVANLDRVLDQRDRIREADVVVVAAGREGALPTVVAGLVDAPVIALPVSTGYGLGGEGIAALSGALQSCSVLTTVNVDAGFVAGAQAGLIARAVDAARDA, encoded by the coding sequence ATGCGCGACACGCTAGAAGCGCTCGACGCCGGCGAGATCGGCGTTTCGGAGGCCGAATCGCGGCTGGCGGGCTACGCGACCACGAGGGCCGGACGGTTCGACGCCGCCCGCGAGCGCCGTCGCGGGATTCCGGAGGCGATCCTCGCAGAGGGGAAGACGCCCGCAGAGGTCGCGGCGCTGGCTGCGACAGCGGTCGAGACCACCGGGCGGGCGCTCGTGACCCGAGCGGCCGACGCCGACGCCGCCGCGATCCGGACCGAGGTCGACGGAGGTCTCATCGGGCGGTCGACGGAGGCCCCACCGAGCGTCGACCACGACGAGCGGACGGGGACCGTCGTCGTCCACGCGGCCGACTTCGACCTGCCGTCGCTCGCCGCGACCGTCGCCGTCGTCGCCGCCGGAACGGCCGACGCCGCGGTCGCCGGCGAGGCGGCCGTGGTCGCCCGCGAGGTCGGCGCGACCGTCGATCGCGTGGACGACGTCGGTGTCGCGAACCTCGACCGAGTCCTCGACCAGCGCGACCGCATCCGCGAGGCCGACGTCGTCGTCGTCGCCGCCGGTCGCGAGGGAGCGTTACCGACCGTCGTCGCGGGCCTCGTGGACGCGCCGGTGATCGCGCTGCCGGTCTCGACCGGCTACGGGCTCGGCGGCGAGGGGATCGCGGCGCTGTCCGGCGCGCTCCAGTCCTGTTCGGTGCTCACGACGGTGAACGTCGACGCGGGCTTCGTCGCCGGCGCGCAGGCCGGCCTCATCGCACGGGCTGTCGACGCGGCCCGCGACGCGTGA
- a CDS encoding DUF1931 family protein: MADLIVKAAVKEALDDKNVASDFYDALDDEVDELLEDAARRAEANDRKTVQPRDL, encoded by the coding sequence ATGGCAGACCTTATTGTCAAAGCGGCCGTCAAGGAAGCCCTGGACGACAAGAACGTCGCTTCGGACTTCTACGACGCGCTGGACGACGAAGTGGACGAGCTGCTCGAAGACGCTGCACGCCGCGCCGAGGCTAACGACCGGAAGACGGTCCAGCCTCGCGACCTCTAA
- the rpiA gene encoding ribose-5-phosphate isomerase RpiA: MKTSGGSDAAKRRAGESAAAAVDDGDVVGLGTGSTAAHAIRRLGERVDAGLDVRGVPTSFASRELAADQGIPLVELDRAVGPDATGIDLAIDGADQVLTPAETGNSAGENADGTGPLGSANALVKGGGAAHAREKLVDAAADRFLVVADPSKETAVLDRPVPVEVLPAARSVVAEAVRSAGGDPELRAAERKDGPVVTDNGNLVVDCAFGDIADPGALSATLSETPGVVEHGLFVDLADEIHVGTESGVRVVTR; encoded by the coding sequence ATGAAGACGAGCGGCGGGAGCGACGCGGCGAAGCGCCGAGCCGGCGAGTCGGCGGCGGCGGCGGTCGACGACGGCGACGTGGTCGGGCTCGGAACCGGCTCGACGGCCGCGCACGCGATCCGGCGGCTCGGAGAGCGCGTCGACGCCGGTCTCGACGTGCGCGGCGTCCCGACCTCCTTCGCGAGCCGCGAACTCGCGGCCGACCAGGGGATCCCGCTCGTGGAACTCGACCGGGCGGTCGGTCCGGACGCCACCGGGATCGACCTCGCGATAGACGGCGCAGATCAGGTGCTCACCCCCGCCGAGACCGGCAACAGCGCCGGCGAAAACGCCGACGGCACCGGCCCCCTCGGTTCGGCGAACGCGCTCGTGAAGGGCGGCGGTGCCGCTCACGCCCGCGAGAAACTCGTCGACGCGGCCGCAGACCGGTTTCTCGTCGTCGCCGATCCCTCGAAGGAGACGGCGGTGCTGGATCGGCCCGTTCCGGTCGAAGTGCTCCCGGCCGCCCGGTCGGTCGTCGCCGAGGCGGTACGGTCGGCCGGCGGCGACCCGGAGCTTCGCGCGGCGGAGCGGAAGGACGGGCCAGTCGTCACCGACAACGGAAACCTCGTGGTCGACTGCGCGTTCGGCGACATCGCGGACCCCGGTGCGCTGTCGGCGACGCTCTCCGAGACGCCGGGGGTCGTCGAACACGGCCTCTTCGTCGACCTCGCAGACGAGATCCACGTCGGGACCGAGTCGGGCGTGCGGGTCGTGACGCGGTGA
- a CDS encoding ORC1-type DNA replication protein, protein MTGDAGGDMLSWDESVFRDESVFEIDHVPETFRHRESQLESLKYALRPAVRGSRPLNTVVRGPPGTGKTTAVQKLFGELGTRTDVRTVRVNCQVDSTRYAVFSRLFEGIFDYEPPSSGISFKKLFGQITDRLVEEDDVLVVALDDVNYLFYENEASDTLYSLLRAHEAHSGAKIGVIVVSSDLGLDVIDGLDTRVQSVFRPEEVYFPVYGAAEIYDILSERAKRGFHDGVIGDGELERVADLTADSGDLRVGIDLLRRAGLNAEMRASKTISTDDVESAYDKSKHVHLSRSLRGISESERDLVRVLAEHDGKCAGEVYEAFHDATGLGYTRYSEIVNKLDQLGVIDAEYADVDGRGRSREISLAYDAEAVVDRLE, encoded by the coding sequence ATGACCGGGGACGCCGGCGGCGACATGCTGTCGTGGGACGAGTCGGTGTTCCGCGACGAGTCCGTCTTCGAGATCGATCACGTCCCCGAGACGTTCCGGCACCGCGAGAGCCAACTGGAGAGTTTGAAATACGCGCTCCGCCCCGCGGTCCGGGGTTCCCGCCCGCTCAACACGGTGGTGCGCGGCCCGCCCGGGACGGGCAAGACCACCGCCGTCCAGAAGCTGTTCGGCGAGCTCGGCACCCGCACCGACGTCCGGACCGTTCGGGTCAACTGTCAGGTCGACTCGACCCGCTACGCCGTCTTCTCGCGGCTTTTCGAGGGCATATTCGACTATGAGCCCCCCTCCTCCGGGATCTCCTTCAAGAAGCTGTTCGGCCAGATTACGGACCGGCTCGTCGAGGAAGACGACGTCCTCGTCGTCGCCTTAGACGACGTGAACTATCTCTTTTATGAGAACGAGGCCTCGGACACGCTCTACTCGCTTTTGCGCGCCCACGAGGCGCACTCCGGCGCGAAGATCGGCGTCATCGTCGTGTCCTCCGATCTCGGTCTCGACGTAATCGACGGCCTCGACACCCGCGTGCAGTCGGTGTTCCGCCCCGAGGAGGTGTATTTCCCAGTGTACGGCGCGGCGGAGATCTACGACATCCTCTCCGAGCGCGCCAAACGCGGCTTCCACGACGGCGTCATCGGCGACGGCGAACTGGAGCGCGTCGCCGATCTCACCGCCGACAGCGGCGACCTCCGCGTCGGGATCGACCTGCTCCGCCGGGCCGGACTCAACGCCGAGATGCGAGCCTCGAAGACCATCTCCACGGACGACGTCGAGTCGGCGTACGACAAATCGAAGCACGTCCACCTCTCGCGGTCGCTTCGGGGTATCTCCGAGTCCGAACGCGACCTCGTCCGCGTGCTCGCCGAACACGACGGGAAATGCGCCGGTGAGGTGTACGAGGCGTTCCACGACGCGACCGGCCTCGGATACACCCGCTACTCCGAGATCGTCAACAAGCTCGATCAGCTCGGCGTGATAGACGCCGAGTACGCCGACGTGGACGGCCGCGGACGCTCCCGCGAGATCTCGCTCGCGTACGACGCCGAGGCGGTGGTAGACCGGCTGGAGTGA
- a CDS encoding THUMP domain-containing protein, which produces MYWLELAGEEDAFAAYEASTAAAGVDLLAPGIASAGSLGSAGGANASPVRRLAYTRAAHEAVARTDADLDAAVAALEAAPIDRTGTVAVRARNVRNTTGVSTGAAERALGGVLVDRGFAVDLDDPDHVLRALFAAGERADHAAVAGADGGDASVCALGWVATEADRDFAPKPTDRPFFQPGSMAPADARAYANLAGAASGRTLLDPMCGTGGLPLEAGLVGADVVACDAQSKMVRGTRRNFREYLGASAGLRGDERDRGGTRAPDDGADHPAWHVARGDATDLPVRADAVDGVAFDAPYGRQSKIARHELADLVSGALAEAARVAPRAVVIADRDWRAEARAAGWTVDAAFERRVHRSLTRHVLALDRE; this is translated from the coding sequence GTGTACTGGCTCGAACTCGCGGGCGAGGAGGACGCGTTCGCCGCGTACGAGGCGTCGACCGCGGCCGCCGGCGTCGACCTCCTCGCGCCGGGAATCGCGAGCGCGGGGAGCCTCGGCAGCGCCGGGGGGGCGAACGCGTCGCCGGTTCGGCGGCTCGCGTACACGCGCGCGGCCCACGAGGCGGTCGCCCGAACCGACGCCGACCTCGACGCGGCGGTCGCCGCGCTGGAGGCCGCGCCGATCGACCGGACCGGGACGGTGGCCGTCAGGGCTCGGAACGTCAGGAACACGACCGGCGTCTCGACGGGCGCGGCCGAACGCGCGCTCGGCGGCGTCCTCGTCGACCGCGGCTTCGCGGTCGACCTCGACGACCCAGACCACGTCCTCCGCGCGCTGTTCGCCGCCGGCGAGCGCGCCGACCACGCGGCGGTCGCGGGTGCGGATGGCGGCGACGCGTCCGTCTGTGCGCTGGGATGGGTGGCGACCGAGGCCGACCGCGACTTCGCCCCGAAACCGACCGACAGACCGTTCTTTCAGCCGGGGAGCATGGCCCCGGCGGACGCCCGGGCGTACGCCAACCTCGCGGGTGCAGCATCCGGGCGCACCCTCCTCGATCCGATGTGCGGGACGGGCGGGCTGCCGCTTGAGGCCGGACTCGTCGGTGCCGACGTCGTCGCCTGCGACGCGCAGTCGAAGATGGTCCGCGGGACGCGTCGGAACTTCCGCGAGTACCTCGGCGCGTCCGCCGGTCTCCGAGGTGACGAGCGCGACCGAGGTGGCACACGAGCGCCCGACGACGGGGCTGACCATCCCGCGTGGCACGTCGCGCGCGGCGACGCCACCGATCTGCCGGTGCGCGCCGACGCCGTCGACGGGGTCGCCTTCGACGCGCCGTACGGCCGGCAGTCGAAGATCGCTCGCCACGAGCTCGCAGACCTCGTCTCCGGCGCGCTCGCGGAGGCCGCGCGGGTCGCTCCCCGCGCGGTCGTGATCGCAGACAGGGACTGGCGCGCCGAGGCGCGCGCGGCCGGCTGGACGGTCGACGCCGCCTTCGAACGCCGAGTTCACCGGTCGCTGACCCGGCACGTGCTCGCGCTCGACCGCGAGTGA
- a CDS encoding TATA-box-binding protein translates to MADPKETITIENVVASTGIDQELDLQRVAMDLEGADYDPEQFPGLVYRTTDPKSAALIFRSGKIVCTGANSIDAVHESLDIVFEELRALQIPVGDPEITVQNIVTSADLGEDLNLNAIAIGLGLEHIEYEPEQFPGLVYRIDDPDVVALLFGSGKLVITGGTSPDDAAAAVDVITEELDGLGLLG, encoded by the coding sequence ATGGCCGACCCGAAGGAGACGATCACGATCGAGAACGTCGTTGCCTCCACGGGGATCGATCAGGAACTCGATCTCCAGCGCGTCGCGATGGATCTCGAAGGTGCCGACTACGACCCCGAGCAGTTCCCCGGGCTCGTCTACCGGACGACCGATCCGAAGTCGGCCGCGCTCATCTTCCGGTCCGGCAAGATCGTCTGTACCGGGGCGAACTCCATCGACGCCGTCCACGAGAGCCTCGACATCGTCTTCGAGGAGCTCCGCGCGCTACAGATCCCCGTCGGCGACCCCGAGATAACGGTACAGAACATCGTCACCTCCGCCGACCTCGGCGAGGACCTCAACCTGAACGCGATCGCGATCGGCCTCGGACTCGAACACATCGAGTACGAGCCGGAGCAGTTCCCCGGTCTCGTCTATCGGATCGACGACCCGGACGTCGTAGCGCTGCTCTTCGGCAGCGGGAAGCTGGTCATCACCGGGGGGACGAGCCCCGACGACGCGGCCGCCGCCGTCGACGTGATCACCGAGGAACTGGACGGACTCGGCCTGCTCGGCTGA
- a CDS encoding ATP-dependent DNA helicase produces the protein MSESAHLRFFPYEEPYPNQREAMDRVANALDRGQDVLFEGAPGTGKTLSALVPALEHAREHDRTVVITTNVHQQMRQFVEDARAITREEPIRAVVFKGKSSMCHIDVDYQECQTLRDTTRDLVETESEVRELEARQRELLAESREGDASAAEARESVMEALDELEDEIDEYETANVCAHYRNNLTRDTEEFFAWLFDDVRTPEDVYAYADERELCGYELLKEGMEGVDLVVCNYHHLLDPQIREQFFRWIDRDPSEIVTVFDEAHNVEDAARDHATRTLTENTLDAALDELAESDDSRAEAAEHVVRAFRDALAETYDEALGFGDRESVGEGWEDVSIANDDRRDDLTLAFLHRYEGAGIDTETELAVQLGQAIDEEYERRYRDGETTTRSESQTLQAARFVSTWMDEGTELGQYPVVSVRRDGATEEVYGRAELYTCIPRRVTEQLFDEVAASVLMSATLRPFDVTEEVLGLSDAASIAYGMAYPAANRRTFAVDVPPLFSSERNDPETQATVAALLRDAIRFTPGNTLAFFPSYAEAERYYERLSGGGGGAGGGGGGTPETVALGDLHLDGPGENEEQLRKRFVSSENATLFTSLWGTLAEGVSFDGDDARTVAVVGVPYPHLSDRMEAVQAAYGRAFADRGRSRDPGWTYAVEVPTIRKTRQALGRVVRGPDDFGVRILADRRYTTADMGKYSVRGSFPPEEREELIDVDPTKLKFAMLNFYGDHDAYDGPPPEP, from the coding sequence GTGTCAGAGTCGGCGCATCTGCGGTTCTTCCCGTACGAGGAGCCGTACCCGAATCAGCGCGAGGCGATGGACAGGGTCGCCAACGCGCTAGACCGCGGACAAGACGTGCTGTTCGAGGGCGCGCCCGGGACGGGAAAGACCCTCTCCGCGCTCGTCCCCGCGCTCGAACACGCACGCGAGCACGATCGTACCGTGGTCATCACCACCAACGTCCACCAGCAGATGCGCCAGTTCGTCGAAGACGCTCGCGCTATCACGCGCGAGGAGCCTATTCGCGCGGTCGTGTTCAAGGGGAAGTCCTCGATGTGTCACATCGACGTCGACTATCAGGAGTGTCAGACGCTCAGAGACACCACTCGGGACCTCGTCGAGACCGAAAGCGAGGTCCGCGAGCTGGAGGCCCGCCAGCGCGAACTGTTGGCCGAGAGCCGCGAGGGCGACGCGAGCGCGGCCGAGGCGCGCGAGTCGGTCATGGAGGCGCTCGACGAGCTGGAAGACGAAATCGACGAGTACGAGACCGCGAACGTCTGTGCGCACTATCGCAACAACCTCACGCGCGACACCGAGGAGTTCTTCGCGTGGCTCTTCGACGACGTGCGCACGCCCGAGGACGTGTACGCGTACGCTGACGAGCGCGAACTGTGCGGCTACGAGCTGCTGAAAGAGGGGATGGAGGGCGTTGATCTGGTCGTCTGTAACTACCATCACCTGCTCGATCCGCAGATCAGAGAGCAGTTTTTCCGGTGGATCGACCGCGACCCCTCGGAGATCGTGACGGTGTTCGACGAGGCGCACAACGTCGAGGACGCCGCGCGCGATCACGCGACCCGGACGCTGACCGAGAACACCCTCGACGCCGCCCTCGACGAACTCGCGGAGAGCGACGACTCGCGCGCCGAGGCGGCCGAGCACGTGGTCCGCGCGTTCCGCGACGCGCTCGCAGAGACCTACGACGAGGCGCTCGGGTTCGGCGACCGCGAGTCCGTCGGCGAGGGGTGGGAGGACGTGTCGATAGCGAACGACGACCGCCGCGACGACCTCACGCTCGCCTTCCTCCACCGGTACGAGGGCGCGGGGATCGACACCGAGACCGAGCTCGCGGTCCAGCTCGGGCAGGCGATAGACGAGGAGTACGAGCGGCGCTACCGCGACGGCGAGACGACGACGCGCAGCGAGTCACAGACGCTGCAGGCCGCTCGGTTCGTCTCGACGTGGATGGACGAGGGAACGGAGCTCGGACAGTACCCAGTCGTTTCGGTTCGCCGCGACGGGGCGACGGAGGAGGTGTACGGCCGCGCGGAACTGTACACCTGTATCCCCCGCCGGGTCACCGAACAGCTGTTCGACGAGGTCGCCGCGTCGGTGCTGATGAGCGCGACGCTCCGCCCCTTCGACGTCACAGAGGAGGTGCTCGGGCTGTCCGATGCCGCCTCTATCGCGTACGGGATGGCGTATCCCGCGGCGAACCGTCGGACCTTCGCGGTGGACGTACCGCCGCTGTTCTCTTCGGAGCGCAACGATCCCGAGACGCAGGCGACCGTGGCCGCCCTCCTCCGGGACGCGATCCGGTTCACGCCGGGAAACACGCTCGCTTTCTTCCCCTCGTACGCCGAGGCGGAGCGGTACTACGAGCGCCTCAGTGGCGGGGGTGGCGGAGCCGGCGGCGGAGGCGGCGGCACGCCCGAGACCGTCGCCCTCGGCGACCTCCACCTCGACGGTCCCGGCGAGAACGAAGAGCAGCTCCGCAAGCGGTTCGTTTCGAGCGAGAACGCGACGCTTTTCACCTCGCTTTGGGGAACGCTCGCCGAGGGAGTGAGCTTCGACGGCGACGACGCCCGGACGGTCGCCGTCGTCGGCGTTCCTTATCCCCATCTCTCGGACCGGATGGAGGCGGTTCAGGCGGCGTACGGCAGGGCGTTCGCCGACCGCGGCCGCAGCCGCGATCCGGGATGGACGTACGCGGTCGAGGTCCCGACGATCCGCAAGACGAGACAGGCGCTCGGACGGGTCGTCCGCGGCCCCGACGACTTCGGGGTCCGGATTCTCGCCGACCGCCGCTACACGACGGCGGACATGGGGAAGTACTCGGTCCGCGGGTCGTTCCCGCCCGAAGAACGCGAGGAACTGATCGACGTCGATCCGACGAAGCTGAAGTTCGCGATGCTGAACTTCTACGGCGACCACGACGCGTACGACGGGCCGCCGCCGGAGCCGTGA